Below is a window of Flavobacterium sp. CFS9 DNA.
TTGTCTCTTTGAACCTTAGAACCTTAAAAAACTATGTTTATAATAGACGCCCATTTAGACCTTAGCATGAATGCGATGGAATGGAACAGAGACCTGCGAAACGACGTTGCCACTTTACGCCATTTAGAAAAAGGCATGACAGACAAACCGGATCGCGAACGTGCCACTGTTTCTTTTCCTGATTTGCGAAAAGGAAATATCGGAATTGTAGTTGCCACTCAAATTGCAAGATTTGTAAAACCCGACAGCCTTATTCCCGGCTGGAATTCTCCTGAGCAGGCATGGGCACAAACACAAGGTCAGCTTGCCTGGTACAAAGCCATGGAAGAAGCCGGAGAAATAACCCCCATTACAGACAAAAAATCATTACTGAAACAGATTGATTTATGGAATGACGGAACCCCAAATGATAAAAAACCAATTGGCTACATTTTAAGTTTAGAAGGAGCCGATTCTATTATTGATATCTCCTATTTAGAAAAAGCATATCAGTATGGCTTGCGCGCTATCGGACCTGCACATTACGGTCCCGGACGATACGCAAACGGAACGGACGCTACCGGAAAAATGCAGCAAAACGGACTTGATTTACTCAAAGAAATGGAACGTCTGAACATTATTCTGGACGCCACTCATTTGTGTGATGATGCATTCTGGCAGGCATTAGATCATTACAGTGGTCCTGTTTGGGCAAGTCATAACAACTGCCGAAGTCTGGTAGATCACAACCGTCAATACAGCGACGAAATGATTAAAGCTCTAATTTCAAGAGGAGCAGTTATTGGAGGTGCTTTAGATGCCTGGATGCTGGTTCCGGATTGGGAAAGAGGAGTTTCAACTCCACAAGGAACAAATTGCAATCTTGAAACTGTTTTCCAACACATGGATCACATTTGTCAATTGTCCGGAAACGCCAATCATATAGGCGTAGGTTCTGATCTTGATGGTGCTTTTGGTACAGAGCAATCTCCCTACGATTTGAACACCATTGCCGATTTGCAGAAACTAGTTCTGATTTTTAAAAATCATGGATATTCTGACGAAGATTTAAATAAGATCTTTCATCAAAACTGGATCAACTTTTTACTAAAAAACTGGGATTAAACAAAAACTAAACTGGGAACTGCCTTCTTATACGCCTGTAATTTTTCGTGATCCGGATCCACTTCGGTCACCACATAATCAACCTCGGATAAGTTGGCAATTTTCATCTTTAGGACCGTATCCAGTTTTTCAGAAATCGTAAGAATGGCTGTTTTTTCGGAAGCCTGAATCATTGCTTTTTTAACCTGAACCGTTTCCCAGTCAGAATCCGAAAAACCGCCTTCGATGTCCAAGGCATTGGTTCCTAATATTAACAAATCAACTTTAATATTAGCCAGCTGATTATAGACATCGCCGCTCACACACATTTGGCTGTACGACGAAATACTGCCGCCAATCATGATAATTTTAACATTGGGTTTGTCCAAAAGTTCAACCGCCGATAAAACAGTAACTGTAAAAATGGTTAGATTTAAGGTGTCGGGAATCAATCGGATAAACTCTCTGATGGTTGTTCCGCCACCAAGCAATAAAACCATACCATCACGAAGTAAACCTAAAGTTTTTTGTGCAATGGTTTGTTTTGCTTCACCTGCATAAGTTTGATTGGAAGAAGAATGGTGATAAGCTTTTGTCATCGCACCACCTTTTACTTTAATCAATAAAGACTCTGATTCAAGTTCATTAATATCTCGTCTCACCGTATCTTCTGAAACAAATAATTTAGTCGAAAGGGTTTCAAAACTTACGCGGGTGTGCAGGTTAATTTCTTTTAAAATAAGATTTTTACGTTCTTCCTTAGTGTAATTAACCAATTCATTATCATTATTCATCCAAGTTCAATTTTAGTAAAGCAAATGTAAACAATTAATGCAATATTATTGCGAAACAAATTAGAATACAATGTAATAAAAAAGTTAATTCATCTATTATAAAGACTTTTAAAGACAAATAGGCCCTGCAAAAAAAATGCAAACCACCCAACAAACCTTACATTTGTTTAACTAACCCAAAAAGCAACCATGCGAAAAAATATTCTTCTTCTTTTCATATTTTGTTATTCTTTTGGAAGTGCCCAAACTTCCTCACCTAGTAATTCGATCATTCCGGCTCCCAATTTCTACAAAGCCACCGGAGACAGTATTCGTTTAAACGGACAGATTAAAGTCCTTTTTGAGAAAAATAAATTCAGTGCTAAAGAACAAAAAACAGCCAATCTGTTGGAGTCTGCTATAAATTCTAACGCCTCAAAAAGGAAAAGCAATGTAGATGTTTTATTCATCACACAAAACCCAGCTTCCTCTCTAAAAAAGGAAGGGTATAAAATTACCATCACTCCAAAAAAAATAACCGTTACCGGAAGTGAAGAGGGACTATTTTATGGCGTTCAAAGTTTATTGCAAATGCTTCCGAACAAACCTAAAAGTCAGGAAATAAAACTTCCTTGTGTTACGATAGAAGACGAACCAAGATACGATTACCGAGGCCTGCATTTAGACGTTTGTCGTCACTTTTTTAGCGTTGATGTTATAAAAGATTTTATCGCTCAGATGTCCAGCTATAAATTAAATAATTTCCATTGGCATCTCACTGACGATCAGGGATGGAGAATTGAAATCAAAAAATATCCAAAACTAACCGAAATAGGCTCCAAAAGAGCACAGACTCTCGTAGGAAACAAGTTCGAAAGATTTCCGTATTTTTTTGACGGAAATCCTTACGGAGGTTTTTACACACAGGAAGAAATCAAAGATGTTGTGAAATTTGCAGAAGAACATTATGTCAATGTAATCCCTGAAATAGAAATGCCCGGACATGCCACTGCAGCTGTTACTGCTTACCCGAACCTGTCTTGTTTTCCGGATCGTCCTTATAAAGTGATTGAATACTGGGGAGTGTTTGAAGATATCTTCTGTGCAGGAAAAGAAGAAACTTTTACTTTTCTCGAAGATGTTTTAACCGAAGTCATGGCATTATTCCCCAGCAAATACATTCATATTGGTGGTGACGAATGCCCGAAAGCCAGATGGAAAGAATGCCCAAACTGTCAAAAAAAGATCAAAGAACTAGGATTGAAAAACGAGCATGAATTACAAACGTATCTTACCACCAGAATAGAAAAATTCCTGAACAACAATGGGAGACAAATTCTCGGTTGGGACGAAATGCTTGAAGGCGGATTAGCTCCAAACGCGGCCGTTATGTCCTGGCGTGGAGAATCTGGCGGAATTGCAGCTGCCAAACAAAAACATTTCGTAATCATGAATCCGGAACAGGTTTTATATCTCGATTATAACCAAGCCTATTCCCCAAACGAACCTTTAACTGTGGGGCGATTAGTTACTGTAGAAAAAATTTACAACTACAACCCCACTCCTGTTGACAGTTTGACGATCGACGAACAAAAATACATTATGGGCGTTCAGTCTAATCTTTGGTCGGAATACTTAACGAGTCCTGCCAAATTAAACTATCAGCTTTATCCCAGAATGTTTGCTTTGGCAGAAACTGCCTGGACTCACCCTCAGCAAAAGAATTACAATAATTTTGTCCTGAACCGCATGCCCCATCATTTAGAAAAACTGGAATTACAAAAGAGACTATACAAAGTCCCGACACCGTTTGGAGCAAATGAAACGGCTCTAATTGCCTCCGAATATGTACTGGATCTAAAACCTACCATTAAAAATGGTCAAATTTTCTACACGATTGATGGCTATAATCCTGATGAAACCGCAAACCTTTATGAAAAACCTGTCACGATACACATTCCAAAAGGAGAATTCAGAACCATAAAAACAGTTCAGATTAGCCCTGGCGGCAGAAAAAGTTCTATCAACAAGATAATAATCCGAAATCCGGATTTAAAACCTGCTTTAGCGGTAAAACCAACCAAACAAGGTTTAAAATACGAATACTTTATCGGAACCTTATTTCAGCAGGTTCAGGATTTAGAATTAGTAAAACCGGTGAATTCGGGGATCTTTGAAGGGACTGTGAGCAGTGAAAAATGGAAAACAAAAAAAGAGCGCTATATTGGCCTAAAATTCGACGGATATATCTACATACCCGAAACCGGAAATTATACCTTTTCAACGCTCTCAGACGACGGATCTAAGCTTTTCATCGACAATGAGCTAATTGTAAACAACGATGGGATTCATTGGCTCAATGAGGCCTATGGAGCTGTAAAACTCGAAAAGGGATTTCATAAGTTCAACATCAGCTATTTTGATCAGATAGGCGGAACCACCTTAAACTGTTTCATTCAGCCCGAAGGAAAAGAAAAACAGGAAATAAGCGCTTCGCAATTGTTTTACGAATAAAATGAGGGTAATGTGATAATTAAAAATGAGATAATTTTAGAATCTTATCTGATTGTCTAATTCAGAAGTAAGAGCCTAAAGACCTATGTTGTCATTTGCTTTACTTTATTCGGAATGAGGTTGGTCAGAAAGATTCAGATCATTATCTCATTTCCTAATTATCTAATTTATTACGCATAAAAAAAGGATCGTTACGATCCTTTTTTTATTTAAAACTATTTTGAAATTATCCTTTCAAACTTGCTGCCAAATACTCACGGTTCATACGTGCAATATTTTCAAGAGAGATTCCTTTAGGACATTCTACCTCGCAAGCTCCTGTATTGGTACAGTTACCAAAACCTTCTAAATCCATTTGATGAACCATGTTCAAAACACGATCTGTTGCTTCAACTTTACCTTGTGGTAATAAGGCATACTGAGAAACTTTTGCAGAAACGAATAACATCGCTGAAGAGTTTTTACAAGTTGCAACACATGCACCACAACCGATACAAGCAGCAGCATCAAATGATTTATCTGCGTCGTCTTTTGGTACTGGAATTGCATTCGCATCGATTGTATTTCCTGAAGTATTTACAGAGATAAACCCACCTGCGTGCTGGATTCTGTCAAAAGAACTTCTGTCAACCACTAAATCTTTAATTACCGGGAAAGCTTTTGCTCTAAATGGCTCGATAAAAATCGTATCACCATCTTTAAACATACGCATGTGTAACTGACAAGTAGTAACACCTCTGTCCGGTCCGTGTGCTTCACCGTTGATGAATAAAGAACACATTCCACAGATTCCTTCACGACAATCGTGGTCAAATGCTACCGGCTCTTCTCCTTTGTTGATTAGTTCTTCGTTAAGAACGTCAAGCATTTCAAGGAAAGACATATCCGGTTCGATTCCATCGATAGGATATTCTACAATCCCTCCTTTATCTTGGGCGTTTTTCTGACGCCATATTTTTAATGTAAGTTTCATCTTTTATAAGTTTAAAAGTCTTAAAGTCTAAAGTCATAAAGTCAAATTCTTAAACTTTAAGACTTTTGACTTTCGCCTTTCGACTAAGTCTTATTTGTAGCTTCTTTGAACTAATTTAATGTTTTCGTAATTAAGAGGTTCTTTGTGCAATACTGCATCACTTGGTTTTCCTTTGTATTCCCAAGCTGCAACGTATGCAAAGTTATCATCATCACGAAGTGCTTCTCCTTCTTCTGTCTGGTATTCCTCACGGAAGTGACCACCACAAGATTCATTACGGTGTAAAGCATCTTTCGCGAACAACTCTCCTAATTCTAAGAAATCGGCAACACGAGTTGCTTTTTCTAATTCCTGATTAAATTCGTTAGCACTTCCCGGTACTTTTACATCTTTATAAAACTCTTCACGTAAAGCAGCAATTTCTTCGATAGCCTCAGTTAAACCTTTAGCGTTACGAGCCATACCAACTTTATTCCACATGATTTTTCCTAATTTTTTGTGGAAATAATCTACAGAATGTTTACCGTTATTGTTGATGAATTTATTAATTTGATCCACCACTGCTTTTTCAGCCTCAATGAATTCAGGTAAATCTGTAGAAATTGGTCCCATTTTAATATCCGGAGCTAAATAATCTCCAATAGTATATGGTAATACGAAATATCCATCAGCTAAACCTTGCATTAAAGCAGAAGCTCCAAGTCTGTTTGCTCCGTGATCAGAGAAGTTAGATTCTCCAATTGAGAAACATCCAGGAATGGTAGTCATAAGGTTATAATCAACCCAGGTTCCACCCATTGTGTAGTGAACCGCAGGGTAAATCATCATTGGTGTTACATAAGGATCTTCGTCAACAATTTTCAAGTACATTTGGAATAAGTTTCCGTATTTACTTTTTACAATATCAGTTCCTAATTTAGTAACTAAAGCTTTGTCATTTTCATTCAATCCTTTTACGTGAGCAGCTTCTTTTCCGTAACGTTCGATAGCGGCAGCAAAATCTAAGTAAACTGCTTCACCTGTTTTGTTAACACCAAATCCGGCATCACATCTTTCTTTAGCCGCACGAGACGCAACGTCACGAGGAACTAAGTTACCAAAAGCAGGGTATCTTCTTTCTAAGAAATAATCTCTTTCGTCTTCAGATAAATCAATTGCTTTTTTCTTTCCTTCACGAATTGCCTGAGCATCTTCTAATTTTTTAGGAACCCAAATACGACCGTCATTACGTAACGATTCAGACATCAAAGTCAATTTTGACTGATGATCTCCTGAAACCGGAATACAAGTTGGGTGAATTTGTGTATAACAAGGATTTGCGAAGAAGGCTCCTTTTTTATGTATTTTCCAAGCTGCTGTTGCGTTTGATCCCATAGCATTTGTTGAAAGGAAAAATACGTTTCCGTATCCACCTGAACCAATTACTACCGCATGAGCAGAATGTCTTTCTATTTCTCCGGTGATTAAGTTACGAGCGATAATACCTCTCGCTTTTCCGTTCACGATCACAATGTCTAACATTTCGTGACGGTTGTACATTTTAATTTTTCCACGACCAATCTGACGGTTCATTGCAGAATAAGCTCCTAACAATAATTGCTGTCCGGTTTGTCCTTGTGCGTAGAATGTACGAGAAACCAAAGTTCCTCCAAAAGAACGGTTATCCAATAATCCGCCATATTCACGAGCCAATGGCACCCCTTGAGCCACGCACTGGTCGATAATATTTGCAGAAACTTCAGCCAAACGGTGTACGTTTGCCTCACGTGCACGGTAATCCCCTCCTTTTACAGTATCATAAAATAATCTGTAAACAGAGTCACCGTCACCTTTATAATTTTTTGCTGCATTGATACCTCCCTGTGCTGCAATAGAGTGCGCACGACGTGGAGAATCCTGAAAGCAAAATGCTTTTACGTTATATCCTAACTCTGCCAAAGTAGCCGCAGCCGAACCTCCAGCCAAACCTGTACCAACCACAATAATATCAAGATTACGTTTGTTAGCAGGGTTTACTAAATTAATATGATCTTTATAATTTGTCCATTTGTCCGCTATAGGACCATTTGGAATTTTTGAATCTAATGCCATTATAATTACTATTAATTATTGTTTGAAATGATGAAATAAAGCGATAATTACGAAAAGTGCCGGAACGACAACTGCGAACCCGTAACCTACTTTTGATAAAAATCTGGAATATTTGTTGTGCATTCCCATAGATTGTAGAGAAGATGCAAACCCGTGCCATAAGTGAAATCCTAAAAGGATAAAAGAAATACAGTATAAACCTGTACGGATTGGGTCATGAAATTTGTGAACTAACTCACCATAATATCTTGTAGCATCCGGTGCTGTTCCTGCTATATATTTGTAGCTAACTTCAGGAAACCAGAAATCATAAAAGTGCAATCCTAAGAAAGCTAAAATAACCAGTCCGGAAATAATCATATTTCTAGAACTCCAGGAAGCGTTAGCCGCTCCATTGTATTTAGCGTATGCAATTGGTCTTGCTGCGCTGTTCTGAGCTGTAAGTACAAATCCCATTACGAAATGGAAAATTACTCCAAATGCCAAAACTGGCTGCATTACATATTGAATCAGCGGATTGTATCCCATAAAATGCGAGGCTTCGTTAAAAACGTCTTCGCTTAGAATAGAAATAAAATTTAAGGAAACATGCAGCGCTAAAAACGTGATTAAGAATATTCCCGAAAGAGCCATAGCCACTTTCTTTAAGATGGAAGCATTCAACTGTGCAGATTGTGCCATAAGTATTAAATAGTTTGTTTTAAAAAATTAGACAAAAATAAAGCAATTAGACATGAACTACAACCATTTCGTTGTTATTTATAATGATTTTAAAGAGCTTTCGGTGATATTATTGCAAATTATTTAAAAACAAGAAAGTAGAACTTTTTCTCAAGTCATTTTAACGAATTACTGATTTTTATATAATTACCAAATTGTTATTTTTCACCCCTTTTTGCTCTGTTTTCCTCAAAAGTAAAGCGATCCCGAATTTTATTGAATGAAAACAACTGAATTTTAAGAGCATAATTTTACCTTTATCGGCTTCAAAAAAAATGATAATGAAAACAGGAATTGACGCTATTTCTTTTGATGTAGCCAACATACATTTACCCATAAAAACTTTGGCTGCTGCCAGAAATATCGAACCCGAAAAATTAGAGAAAGGCCTTGGATTAATTAAAATGACTTTACCGGATGTTCATCAGGATGCGGTAGTATTTGGAGCCAATGCCTTGACGAAACTTATTCTTGACAACAATATCAGCCTAAACGAAATTAGTCGGATCTATGTGGGAACCGAAAGTGGTATCGACAGCTCAAAACCGATCAGTTCTTTTTTAATTAGTTTGATGGAGCAAAAATTTGGCGAAGATACTTTGGCAGAATGTGATGTAGTCGATTTTACTTTTGCCTGTATTGGTGGTGTCGACGCTTTGCAAAATTGCATCGACTTTGTAAAATTGAATCCGGCCAAAAAAGCAATTGTCGTGACAACCGATTTTGCAAAATACGATTTAAACTCCACCGGAGAATATACCCAGGGTGCCGGAGCGGTTGCAATGTTAATTAAAGCCAATCCTAG
It encodes the following:
- a CDS encoding dipeptidase, whose protein sequence is MFIIDAHLDLSMNAMEWNRDLRNDVATLRHLEKGMTDKPDRERATVSFPDLRKGNIGIVVATQIARFVKPDSLIPGWNSPEQAWAQTQGQLAWYKAMEEAGEITPITDKKSLLKQIDLWNDGTPNDKKPIGYILSLEGADSIIDISYLEKAYQYGLRAIGPAHYGPGRYANGTDATGKMQQNGLDLLKEMERLNIILDATHLCDDAFWQALDHYSGPVWASHNNCRSLVDHNRQYSDEMIKALISRGAVIGGALDAWMLVPDWERGVSTPQGTNCNLETVFQHMDHICQLSGNANHIGVGSDLDGAFGTEQSPYDLNTIADLQKLVLIFKNHGYSDEDLNKIFHQNWINFLLKNWD
- a CDS encoding DeoR/GlpR family DNA-binding transcription regulator; the encoded protein is MNNDNELVNYTKEERKNLILKEINLHTRVSFETLSTKLFVSEDTVRRDINELESESLLIKVKGGAMTKAYHHSSSNQTYAGEAKQTIAQKTLGLLRDGMVLLLGGGTTIREFIRLIPDTLNLTIFTVTVLSAVELLDKPNVKIIMIGGSISSYSQMCVSGDVYNQLANIKVDLLILGTNALDIEGGFSDSDWETVQVKKAMIQASEKTAILTISEKLDTVLKMKIANLSEVDYVVTEVDPDHEKLQAYKKAVPSLVFV
- a CDS encoding family 20 glycosylhydrolase, with protein sequence MRKNILLLFIFCYSFGSAQTSSPSNSIIPAPNFYKATGDSIRLNGQIKVLFEKNKFSAKEQKTANLLESAINSNASKRKSNVDVLFITQNPASSLKKEGYKITITPKKITVTGSEEGLFYGVQSLLQMLPNKPKSQEIKLPCVTIEDEPRYDYRGLHLDVCRHFFSVDVIKDFIAQMSSYKLNNFHWHLTDDQGWRIEIKKYPKLTEIGSKRAQTLVGNKFERFPYFFDGNPYGGFYTQEEIKDVVKFAEEHYVNVIPEIEMPGHATAAVTAYPNLSCFPDRPYKVIEYWGVFEDIFCAGKEETFTFLEDVLTEVMALFPSKYIHIGGDECPKARWKECPNCQKKIKELGLKNEHELQTYLTTRIEKFLNNNGRQILGWDEMLEGGLAPNAAVMSWRGESGGIAAAKQKHFVIMNPEQVLYLDYNQAYSPNEPLTVGRLVTVEKIYNYNPTPVDSLTIDEQKYIMGVQSNLWSEYLTSPAKLNYQLYPRMFALAETAWTHPQQKNYNNFVLNRMPHHLEKLELQKRLYKVPTPFGANETALIASEYVLDLKPTIKNGQIFYTIDGYNPDETANLYEKPVTIHIPKGEFRTIKTVQISPGGRKSSINKIIIRNPDLKPALAVKPTKQGLKYEYFIGTLFQQVQDLELVKPVNSGIFEGTVSSEKWKTKKERYIGLKFDGYIYIPETGNYTFSTLSDDGSKLFIDNELIVNNDGIHWLNEAYGAVKLEKGFHKFNISYFDQIGGTTLNCFIQPEGKEKQEISASQLFYE
- a CDS encoding succinate dehydrogenase/fumarate reductase iron-sulfur subunit; this translates as MKLTLKIWRQKNAQDKGGIVEYPIDGIEPDMSFLEMLDVLNEELINKGEEPVAFDHDCREGICGMCSLFINGEAHGPDRGVTTCQLHMRMFKDGDTIFIEPFRAKAFPVIKDLVVDRSSFDRIQHAGGFISVNTSGNTIDANAIPVPKDDADKSFDAAACIGCGACVATCKNSSAMLFVSAKVSQYALLPQGKVEATDRVLNMVHQMDLEGFGNCTNTGACEVECPKGISLENIARMNREYLAASLKG
- a CDS encoding fumarate reductase/succinate dehydrogenase flavoprotein subunit; its protein translation is MALDSKIPNGPIADKWTNYKDHINLVNPANKRNLDIIVVGTGLAGGSAAATLAELGYNVKAFCFQDSPRRAHSIAAQGGINAAKNYKGDGDSVYRLFYDTVKGGDYRAREANVHRLAEVSANIIDQCVAQGVPLAREYGGLLDNRSFGGTLVSRTFYAQGQTGQQLLLGAYSAMNRQIGRGKIKMYNRHEMLDIVIVNGKARGIIARNLITGEIERHSAHAVVIGSGGYGNVFFLSTNAMGSNATAAWKIHKKGAFFANPCYTQIHPTCIPVSGDHQSKLTLMSESLRNDGRIWVPKKLEDAQAIREGKKKAIDLSEDERDYFLERRYPAFGNLVPRDVASRAAKERCDAGFGVNKTGEAVYLDFAAAIERYGKEAAHVKGLNENDKALVTKLGTDIVKSKYGNLFQMYLKIVDEDPYVTPMMIYPAVHYTMGGTWVDYNLMTTIPGCFSIGESNFSDHGANRLGASALMQGLADGYFVLPYTIGDYLAPDIKMGPISTDLPEFIEAEKAVVDQINKFINNNGKHSVDYFHKKLGKIMWNKVGMARNAKGLTEAIEEIAALREEFYKDVKVPGSANEFNQELEKATRVADFLELGELFAKDALHRNESCGGHFREEYQTEEGEALRDDDNFAYVAAWEYKGKPSDAVLHKEPLNYENIKLVQRSYK
- a CDS encoding succinate dehydrogenase cytochrome b subunit, whose protein sequence is MAQSAQLNASILKKVAMALSGIFLITFLALHVSLNFISILSEDVFNEASHFMGYNPLIQYVMQPVLAFGVIFHFVMGFVLTAQNSAARPIAYAKYNGAANASWSSRNMIISGLVILAFLGLHFYDFWFPEVSYKYIAGTAPDATRYYGELVHKFHDPIRTGLYCISFILLGFHLWHGFASSLQSMGMHNKYSRFLSKVGYGFAVVVPALFVIIALFHHFKQ